In a genomic window of Acropora muricata isolate sample 2 chromosome 2, ASM3666990v1, whole genome shotgun sequence:
- the LOC136894162 gene encoding polycystin-1-like protein 2: MSRDKYSPTVVKRATKSSQEAHLEGVPEEAVVVSSVLEWRLVSEVELELLESPKGTIVSQGTPEWVINRRSISVGMYQVKFVASITIVDQMSHTTLTGFDYGFIWVEKGPVKAIIDGGSSVHWGSVDIVVVDGSLSYDADLGPGNRSGLVFSWSCRELVETVSLSDTCFGAFLSDGSKTNVSIDPSRLMTGKIYILGLNVSKDDRSDLAEMKFEVVGGTIPQVTLRCFTDCGQVIAASNKLRVTSECPNAPCNGSQYQWSLTSFSNDTQEWKKVPIFPHMTATEENATNIIFKPNSLTSSSKYKLSLVIISKEGWEGYGELEFATAGSPHSGSCKALTIEGIALSTQFVFECFDWQDKNQPLEYEFSSRDEVLSYGRSPKSVPIFLPAGTPNDNYELLIKVTIKNAVGVAVEEAISVKVMPSSSMNLCLESFENVENHLNAYVIGDNNELDKFLWRGEIIQAAQLSLSILKALNQQSDCELQSSWDIQHLGNVQSAFENLQNMSNAFMSRIVTGESFVIKTSELAVALTKVSPDQIKGLNMAEGDRRFNLPRNIGSFGDVDINAKMTAFTYNPFTWDNSSEAIQSSVTSLELESGIGKKINVSNLEEDIVIVIPLPNAVSNDADASTVIEHSFLKPSKLSFRSYHAQLKNVPVTFEITVEKPNVVLDFFVKSGTRPTIEESDFKITLTFNSTCKNQTTDKLMNEPSSSCVVKNEFSVVPSNPGILYVGLLYMGAKNSSEHSRKRRSCFGHGRQRRSCVGVKDPPLQGIFVKEVSQYEPTKDLNYTIRITQSGCLYWSELLDKWTSDGCKVDKNSNLTHLVCRCNHLTSFGGSFLQSPNPIDFDKVFTEFANLRESGNIAVLVTIVTIFLLYFVVLVFARRNDKRDEDKMCPPKCVVIAERGEYHYDMAIRTGVWKNSGTTAKVTISIKGELNEHNCITLRSEGEPTEIFARGSINAFVLTTHGSLGPITSITLEHDNSGQNPSWFVETVTIRDRQTEEQWTFSFNRWLALEKDDGEIHVTVTDESVTLFLNHVRTQFARRVVDNHLWMSVFGKPCTNTFTRVQRASCCLSIMFSVMITNAMFYNIGGESEDTIRVGPFKFSFKQIIIGVQSGLIVAPVNILVVFIFKSSKSKSKTSDTYDDTYQAQQLADQVAEAGYMLPHFCVYLAWFLCLATTLTGATFSLFYSLMWEKEVAEQWLSSILISNGQDIFVVQPAKVLLMVVVLSFFLTKSFHKSQATDEESNEGSVSEIDIDFICDSPQEFIKQTKLDAMRRRTKKEVKLAGMVKDIILHLTFVFFLLIVCYDNKSSYRYVMTKTLMNPFTKFDKVTDRGKLFEWFHQIFLPNIFNQPWYNGDEDRDVFIGNKMSILIGMPWIRQTRIKQSPCQALPRFNSSCFYAYSGDTEDTTPMSLPGWKPLPPNSSWPRVLMLCPKPWRYQSADELYTDSIRGKFSYYKGGGYVAVMGYDEKTAKRVLDETFAHGWVDRRTRAVILEFAVFNANTNLLGIATYLFEALASGGAYTVRTVDTLELYNTESASLMFYLVCQFLFFAMVFYYLIVLLLHLYKQRLRFLGSVWNMVDFFMIVFSVLSVSFYMIRAKSILKSVKEIQNNPYSIVNFHRAIYWYSLENASIALSIFFVTLKLLNLIRFNPYVIFFFSSFRQSVGCQISYAAFFLMIFNAFAISGRLMFGSTVFEYASYMQAIISQFQFLLGRAVPLADLRSNNPFLGPSFAFTHNIIMTILLINMLVSLLNESYSEAKSNADESAEELEMARFISERFLELFKEGQRSNEMKLYCDQFVFGNMCHSDVEPYCLNSEIIAECSDVRLEKLDKRLASLSRRIVNMETDEETEESDFLILTFYSAKTITE; encoded by the exons ATGTCAAGGGACAAGTACAGCCCTACTGTTGTCAAGCGGGCCACTAAAAGTTCTCAGGAGGCCCACCTTGAAGGTGTACCAGAGGAGGCTGTGGTAGTAAGTAGTGTTCTTGAGTGGCGTTTGGTCAGTGAAGTAGAGCTGGAGCTCCTAGAGTCACCCAAAGGTACGATAGTTAGCCAAGGTACACCTGAGTGGGTCATAAACAGAAGATCAATAAGTGTTGGGATGTACCAAGTCAAGTTTGTCGCATCAATCACTATTGTTGATCAGATGTCCCACACGACACTGACAGGTTTTGACTATGGATTCATTTGGGTTGAGAAGGGCCCTGTGAAAGCCATAATTGATGGCGGGAGCAGTGTTCACTGGGGGTCTGTAGATATCGTTGTTGTGGACGGCTCGTTGAGTTACGACGCAGACCTTGGTCCCGGAAATCGCAGTGGACTGGTCTTTTCTTGGTCCTGTCGCGAGTTGGTAGAAACTGTGTCATTGAGTGATACGTGCTTCGGGGCGTTTCTCTCTGATGGAAGTAAAACGAATGTTAGCATTGATCCTTCGCGTCTAATGACTGGGAAGATTTATATCCTAGGATTAAATGTCTCCAAAGACGATAGAAGTGATCTTGCTGAGATGAAGTTTGAGGTTGTTGGTGGAACTATACCACAAGTGACATTAAG GTGTTTTACAGATTGTGGACAAGTAATTGCGGCCTCGAACAAATTGCGCGTCACATCAGAGTGTCCGAATGCACCATGCAATGGGTCACAATACCAGTGGAGTCTAACAAGCTTTAGCAACGATACACAAGAGTGGAAGAAGGTTCCAATCTTCCCTCACATGACAGCAACCGAAGAAAATGCGACCAACATAATTTTCAAGCCAAACTCTCTCACATCAAGCTCAAAATATAAGCTCTCCCTGGTCATTATATCTAAAGAAGGATGGGAAGGTTATGGAGAACTAGAATTTGCCACCGCTGGATCCCCACACAGTGGAAGCTGCAAGGCTTTAACAATTGAAGGCATTGCATTATCAACACAATTTGTATTTGAGTGCTTTGACTGGCAAGATAAGAACCAACCACTCGAGTATGAATTTAGTAGCAGGGATGAAGTACTGTCATATGGAAGGTCTCCAAAGTCTGTACCAATTTTTTTACCAGCTGGCACGCCAAATGACAACTACGAGTTACTAATAAAAGTCACAATAAAGAATGCTGTTGGGGTTGCGGTTGAAGAGGCCATATCCGTTAAG GTGATGCCCTCGTCCTCAATGAACCTTTGTCTCGAGTCATTCGAGAATGTTGAGAATCACTTGAACGCATATGTGATAGGAGACAACAATGAATTGGACAAGTTTTTATGGAGAGGAGAAATCATTCAAGCTGCACAGCTGTCTTTGTCTATCCTGAAGGCGTTAAATCAACAGTCGGATTGTGAGCTTCAATCAAGTTGGGATATACAGCATTTG GGTAACGTACAAAGTGCCTTTGaaaatctacaaaatatgaGCAATGCATTCATGAGTCGCATTGTTACGGGTGAAAGCTTTGTTATAAAGACAAGTGAACTAGCAGTAGCGTTAACTAAAGTTTCTCCTGACCAAATTAAAGGACTTAATATGGCAGAAGGTGACAGGAGGTTTAATTTACCAAGAAACATTGGTAGCTTTGGTGATGTGGACATAAACGCCAAG atgACAGCTTTCACTTACAATCCTTTTACTTGGGATAACAGTAGCGAGGCGATTCAATCAAGTGTAACGAGTCTGGAGCTTGAGAGtggaattggaaaaaaaatcaatgtctCAAATCTTGAAGAGGACATTGTCATTGTCATCCCTCTCCCCAATGCGGTTTCGAATGATGCAGATGCCAGCACTGTAATTGAGCACTCCTTTCTTAAGCCGAGCAAGTTGTCGTTCCGTAGTTACCATGCCCAGTTAAAAAATGTACCAGTGACCTTTGAAATTACTGTAGAAAAACCGAACGTTGTCTTAGATTTTTTTGTCAAATCTGGAACAAGGCCAACAATTGAAGAATCTGACTTTAAGATAACACTAACATTCAATTCGACTTGTAAAAACCAAACTACCGATAAATTGATGAATGAACCGTCTTCAAGTTGTGTCGTAAAAAACGAGTTCAGCGTTGTCCCATCAAATCCAGGGATACTTTATGTCGGACTTTTGTATATGGGGGCAAAAAATTCTTCTGAACACTCTAGGAAAAGAAGGTCATGCTTTGGACACGGTCGACAGAGGCGGTCGTGTGTTGGCGTTAAGGATCCTCCACTTCAAGGGATATTTGTAAAGGAAGTTTCTCAGTATGAACCAACCAAGGATCTAAACTACACTATAAGAATAACTCAATCGGGCTGCCTCTACTGGTCTGAACTTTTAGACAAGTGGACATCGGATGGATGCAAG GTTGACAAAAATTCGAATCTCACTCACCTTGTTTGCCGTTGCAATCACTTGACTTCGTTTGGTGGGAGTTTCTTACAATCACCAAATCCTATAGACTTCGACAAAGTTTTTACAGAATTTGCCAACCTCAGAGAGAGTGGAAACATTGCAGTGTTGGTCACTATAGTTACGATTTTCCTGCTCTACTTTGTGGTGTTGGTCTTTGCCAGAAGGAATGACAAAAGAGATGAGGACAAG ATGTGCCCGCCGAAATGTGTTGTCATTGCTGAAAGAGGAGAGTACCACTATGACATGGCCATTAGAACTGGTGTTTGGAAAAACTCGGGCACTACAGCTAAAGTGACAATCAGCATAAAAGGTGAATTGAATGAACACAATTGTATTACACTTCGAAGCGAAGGAGAACCCACTGAAATATTTGCACGAGGAAGCATCAATGCATTCGTTCTTACTACCCATGGCTCGTTAGGACCAATAACAAGTATAACTCTGGAACACGACAACTCTGGTCAGAACCCTTCCTGGTTTGTAGAAACAGTGACAATAAGGGATAGGCAAACTGAAGAACAATGGACATTTTCATTTAATCGTTGGCTGGCTCTGGAAAAAGATGATGGCGAAATCCATGTTACGGTTACTGACGAAAGtgtaactttatttttgaaTCATGTTCGCACGCAATTTGCACGAAGGGTGGTCGACAATCACCTCTGGATGTCCGTCTTTGGAAAACCATGCACCAATACATTTACACGAGTACAGCGAGCGTCGTGTTGCTTATCAATTATGTTTAGTGTCATGATAACCAACGCTATGTTTTATAACATTGGTGGGGAATCAGAGGATACGATTCGAGTTGGACCGTTTAAGTTCTCTTTCAAGCAAATAATTATTGGGGTCCAGAGTGGGCTCATAGTTGCCCCAGTTAACATTCTCgtagtttttattttcaagtcgaGCAAGTCGAAAAGCAAGACGTCAGATACATACGATGATACTTATCAAGCCCAGCAGCTCGCTGACCAAGTCGCTGAAGCCGGATATATGTTGCCTCACTTTTGTGTATACCTCGCCTGGTTTCTTTGCCTTGCAACAACACTAACAGGGGCAACGTTTTCGTTGTTTTATAGTTTGATGTGGGAAAAGGAGGTCGCTGAGCAGTGGCTTTCCTCTATTCTAATATCAAATGGTCAGGATATCTTTGTGGTGCAGCCAGCAAAAGTTTTGTTGATGGTTGttgttttatcattttttcTCACGAAGTCCTTCCACAAAAGCCAAGCCACGGATGAAGAAAGTAATGAAGGGTCTGTCAGCGAGATTGATATTGACTTTATTTGTGACAGTCCTCAAGAGTTTATTAAACAGACAAAACTGGACGCTATGCGAAGACGAACCAAAAAGGAGGTCAAGTTGGCAGGGATGGTTAAAGACATTATTCTTCACCTGACCTTTGTGTTTTTTCTGCTGATTGTATGTTATGATAACAAGAGCAGTTATCGCTATGTAATGACTAAAACATTGATGAATCCGTTCACTAAATTCGACAAG gTCACAGACAGGGGAAAGCTATTCGAATGGTTTCATCAAATTTTCCTTCCGAATATTTTCAACCAGCCATGGTATAATGGAGATGAGGACAGAGATGTTTTTATTGGCAATAAGATGTCGATATTGATAGGCATGCCTTGGATAAGGCAAACAAGGATTAAACAAA GCCCCTGTCAGGCGCTGCCAAGATTTAATTCAAGCTGCTTCTATGCATATTCTGGTGACACTGAGGACACTACACCAATGAGTCTTCCGGGGTGGAAGCCGCTTCCTCCAAACTCTTCATGGCCAAGGGTTCTCATGCTGTGTCCCAAACCATGGCGATACCAATCAGCAGATGAGCTCTATACTGATTCAATACGTGGAAAATTTAGCTATTATAAAGGTGGTGGCTATGTTGCTGTCATGGGGTACGACGAGAAAACTGCAAAACGTGTCCTTGACGAGACCTTTGCCCATGGATGGGTCGACCGACGTACTCGAGCAGTGATACTAGAGTTTGCTGTATTTAACGCTAATACCAATCTCCTCGGTATTGCTACCTATTTGTTTGAGGCTCTAGCCTCTGGTGGTGCTTATACAGTTAGAACAGTTGACACCCTCGAGTTGTACAACACAGAATCAGCATCCCTCATGTTCTACCTCGTTTGCCAGTTCCTTTTCTTTGCCATGGTATTTTATTACTTGATAGTGTTACTTCTCCATCTCTACAAACAACGTCTTAGATTTCTCGGATCGGTCTGGAATATGGTAGATTTCTTTATGATCGTGTTTTCCGTGTTGTCTGTATCATTTTACATGATCAGAGCAAAGAGTATATTAAAAAGCGTAAAAGAAATTCAGAACAATCCGTACTCTATTGTAAACTTTCACAGAGCCATTTATTGGTACAGTTTGGAAAATGCCAGTATTGCATTATCGATTTTTTTTGTCACGCTGAAACTGCTGAATCTCATTCGTTTTAACCCTTATgttatcttctttttttcaagttttcgtcAGTCGGTAGGCTGTCAAATCTCTTACGCTGCTTTTTTCTTAATGATATTCAACGCCTTTGCTATATCAGGGAGGCTTATGTTTGGCTCGACAGTCTTTGAATACGCCAGCTATATGCAGGCAATAATCTCTCAGTTCCAGTTTCTGTTAGGTAGGGCGGTCCCCTTAGCTGATCTTCGAAGTAATAACCCATTCCTCGGACCTTCCTTTGCGTTTACTCACAACATAATCATGACTATACTTCTAATAAATATGCTTGTGTCTTTGCTGAATGAGTCTTATTCTGAGGCAAAGTCAAATGCTGACGAAAGCGCAGAAGAACTTGAAATGGCACGATTTATAAGTGAGcgttttttggaattgtttAAAGAAGGTCAGAGaagtaatgaaatgaaattgtACTGTGATCAGTTTGTGTTCGGGAACATGTGCCACTCCGATGTTGAGCCGTACTGTTTGAATTCGGAGATCATTGCAGAGTGCAGTGACGTAAGACTCGAGAAACTTGACAAGAGGCTGGCTTCTCTCTCTCGCCGCATTGTAAACATGGAAACAGATGAAGAGACAGAGGAGTCTGACTTTCTCATTCTAACTTTTTATTCTGCTAAGACAATAACTGAATGA